One window of the Lytechinus variegatus isolate NC3 chromosome 3, Lvar_3.0, whole genome shotgun sequence genome contains the following:
- the LOC121411894 gene encoding uncharacterized protein LOC121411894 produces the protein MDYGSIIRSVMADKGISKNFIRERSSRQGVRGFSRITCSKSDCDGSWNTNQAHAVIDLKRQRIVRIYNQKCKKCDHENKPKFDESVFREMVKKALEMEKKFRNPQKTSLKRPGFYGDDDGYGGPPHESSLCEKCGYGASPCWKRSKRLEPPTAPKKKQQQTNKQLK, from the exons ATGGATTACGGTTCGATCATCAGGAGTGTCATGGCTGATAAAGGTATCTCCAAGAACTTCATTCGAGAGAGAAGCTCCAGACAAGGAGTGCGGGGATTCTCCAGGATCACGTGTTCCAAGTCCGATTGTGACGGGTCCTGGAACACAAATCAAGCCCATGCTGTCATCGATCTGAAGAGACAGAGGATAGTTAGG atCTACAACCAGAAGTGCAAGAAATGTGATCATGAAAACAAACCTAAATTCGACGAATCGGTGTTTCGAGAAATGGTGAAAAAGGCGCTTGAAAT GGAGAAAAAGTTTCGGAATCCTCAAAAGACATCTTTGAAGCGTCCAGGATTTTATGGAGATGACGACGGGTATGGAGGACCTCCACACGAGAGCAGTCTCTGTGAGAAATGTGGCTACGGAGCATCCCCCTGTTGGAAAAGATCCAAGCGTTTAGAACCTCCTACcgcccccaaaaaaaaacaacaacaaacaaacaaacaactgAAGTAG
- the LOC121411895 gene encoding WD repeat, SAM and U-box domain-containing protein 1-like isoform X1, with protein MRSREDILLFYNVKNYRTCRLNFHTMANQIHILTSHSKDVNCCTFSANLLATCSGDKSVRLWDATSFEELPFSPLLGHSYYVHWCAFSAFGTRLATCSTDGKVIVWDASSGETVAVFEHIQKPIIRVCVFSPDSQYLLSGGADNELWMWDLNKKTCTRKFEGHISVITACAFTPDGAQIVSGSTAGDLRVWDALHGQGKCLFYDPDCHDLALTGLAISPTFGSANAAVRDTLGPRTFYMLATCGDNIVRLWDLDTVPACSTRLRCDLKGHSATVQALSFSADGRLLASGAVDKLAIIWNPIIGEMLYTLEGHARYVTTVAFSQDNMFLATGSHSKVHVWKLGFNQPLQPAVSSASPSAPSISPANQQSSLTETGPSLAHNVISDWTVDAVCEWLQSIELGQYCEVFKENHIDGQELQNLTTDVLSKDLNVKALGHRQKILRGIQAVREKGFFSGSQGPVPDDQIPDEYLCPISREIMKEPVIAADGYTYERKAIENWFRAGRNTSPMTNAPLSSINLTPNRSLKMIIARIYDL; from the exons ATGCGAAGTCGAGAAGATATTCTGTTGTTTTATAACGTTAAAAATTACCGTACAT GTAGACTGAATTTCCACACCATGGCAAATCAAATTCACATTTTGACTTCCCATTCAAAAGACGTCAACTGCTGCACGTTTTCTGCCAACCTGCTGGCCACATGCTCCGGGGATAAATCTGTTCGACTCTGGGATGCAACGTCGTTCGAGGAACTCCCCTTTTCTCCGCTCCTCGGCCATTCATACTACGTGCACTGGTGCGCTTTCAGTGCCTTTGGGACCAGGTTAGCAACTTGCTCGACCGACGGGAAGGTCATCGTGTGGGATGCTAGCAGCGGGGAAACAGTAGCTGTGTTTGAGCATATTCAAAAGCCCATCATTAGGGTTTGCGTCTTTTCACCAGACTCTCAGTATTTGTTGAGTGGAGGAGCAGATAATGAACTATGGATGTGGGATCTCAACAAGAAAACATGTACAAG AAAGTTTGAAGGTCATATAAGTGTCATCACAGCATGTGCGTTCACACCTGACGGTGCTCAAATTGTATCAGGGTCAACGGCTGGTGATCTCAGGGTATGGGACGCCCTTCACGGCCAAGGAAAATGTCTTTTCTATGATCCCGACTGCCATGATCTAGCTCTCACTGGTTTAGCCATCTCACCAACGTTTGGTTCTGCAA ATGCTGCAGTGCGTGATACCCTTGGCCCAAGAACATTCTATATGCTAGCTACGTGTGGTGATAACATTGTCAGACTATGGGATTTAGACACAGTACCAG CGTGTTCTACTAGACTTCGATGTGATCTGAAAGGCCATTCAGCCACTGTACAAGCCTTATCTTTCTCTGCAGATGGACGCCTTCTTGCTTCAGG GGCAGTGGATAAGCTAGCTATCATTTGGAATCCa ATTATTGGTGAGATGTTGTACACTCTGGAGGGTCATGCAAG GTATGTGACGACTGTAGCCTTCTCCCAAGACAACATGTTCCTAGCAACAGGCTCTCACAGTAAAGTCCATGTCTGGAAATTGGGTTTCAACCAGCCGTTACAACCCGCAG TTTCATCAGCCAGTCCGTCTGCCCCTTCTATTAGCCCGGCCAATCAGCAGAGCTCTCTCACGGAAACCGGACCTTCGTTGGCTCATAACGTGATATCTGATTGGACGGTTGATGCTGTGTGTGAGTGGTTACAGAGTATCGAGTTAGGGCAGTACTGTGAGGTGTTCAAAGAGAATCACATTGATGGTCAAGAGTTGCAGAATCTCACTACCGATGTCCTTTCTAAAGACCTCAACGTCA AGGCCCTTGGTCATCGTCAGAAGATCTTGAGAGGTATCCAGGCAGTCCGTGAAAAAGGGTTCTTCTCTGGGTCTCAAGGACCAGTACCAG ATGATCAGATACCTGATGAGTACCTGTGCCCTATCAGTAGAGAGATCATGAAGGAACCAGTCATAGCAGCAG ATGGCTACACTTACGAAAGGAAAGCCATAGAGAACTGGTTCCGGGCGGGGCGTAACACCAGCCCCATGACCAACGCTCCCCTATCTTCCATCAACCTGACCCCTAACCGAAGTCTGAAGATGATAATAGCTCGGATCTACGATTTATGA
- the LOC121411895 gene encoding WD repeat, SAM and U-box domain-containing protein 1-like isoform X2, translated as MANQIHILTSHSKDVNCCTFSANLLATCSGDKSVRLWDATSFEELPFSPLLGHSYYVHWCAFSAFGTRLATCSTDGKVIVWDASSGETVAVFEHIQKPIIRVCVFSPDSQYLLSGGADNELWMWDLNKKTCTRKFEGHISVITACAFTPDGAQIVSGSTAGDLRVWDALHGQGKCLFYDPDCHDLALTGLAISPTFGSANAAVRDTLGPRTFYMLATCGDNIVRLWDLDTVPACSTRLRCDLKGHSATVQALSFSADGRLLASGAVDKLAIIWNPIIGEMLYTLEGHARYVTTVAFSQDNMFLATGSHSKVHVWKLGFNQPLQPAVSSASPSAPSISPANQQSSLTETGPSLAHNVISDWTVDAVCEWLQSIELGQYCEVFKENHIDGQELQNLTTDVLSKDLNVKALGHRQKILRGIQAVREKGFFSGSQGPVPDDQIPDEYLCPISREIMKEPVIAADGYTYERKAIENWFRAGRNTSPMTNAPLSSINLTPNRSLKMIIARIYDL; from the exons ATGGCAAATCAAATTCACATTTTGACTTCCCATTCAAAAGACGTCAACTGCTGCACGTTTTCTGCCAACCTGCTGGCCACATGCTCCGGGGATAAATCTGTTCGACTCTGGGATGCAACGTCGTTCGAGGAACTCCCCTTTTCTCCGCTCCTCGGCCATTCATACTACGTGCACTGGTGCGCTTTCAGTGCCTTTGGGACCAGGTTAGCAACTTGCTCGACCGACGGGAAGGTCATCGTGTGGGATGCTAGCAGCGGGGAAACAGTAGCTGTGTTTGAGCATATTCAAAAGCCCATCATTAGGGTTTGCGTCTTTTCACCAGACTCTCAGTATTTGTTGAGTGGAGGAGCAGATAATGAACTATGGATGTGGGATCTCAACAAGAAAACATGTACAAG AAAGTTTGAAGGTCATATAAGTGTCATCACAGCATGTGCGTTCACACCTGACGGTGCTCAAATTGTATCAGGGTCAACGGCTGGTGATCTCAGGGTATGGGACGCCCTTCACGGCCAAGGAAAATGTCTTTTCTATGATCCCGACTGCCATGATCTAGCTCTCACTGGTTTAGCCATCTCACCAACGTTTGGTTCTGCAA ATGCTGCAGTGCGTGATACCCTTGGCCCAAGAACATTCTATATGCTAGCTACGTGTGGTGATAACATTGTCAGACTATGGGATTTAGACACAGTACCAG CGTGTTCTACTAGACTTCGATGTGATCTGAAAGGCCATTCAGCCACTGTACAAGCCTTATCTTTCTCTGCAGATGGACGCCTTCTTGCTTCAGG GGCAGTGGATAAGCTAGCTATCATTTGGAATCCa ATTATTGGTGAGATGTTGTACACTCTGGAGGGTCATGCAAG GTATGTGACGACTGTAGCCTTCTCCCAAGACAACATGTTCCTAGCAACAGGCTCTCACAGTAAAGTCCATGTCTGGAAATTGGGTTTCAACCAGCCGTTACAACCCGCAG TTTCATCAGCCAGTCCGTCTGCCCCTTCTATTAGCCCGGCCAATCAGCAGAGCTCTCTCACGGAAACCGGACCTTCGTTGGCTCATAACGTGATATCTGATTGGACGGTTGATGCTGTGTGTGAGTGGTTACAGAGTATCGAGTTAGGGCAGTACTGTGAGGTGTTCAAAGAGAATCACATTGATGGTCAAGAGTTGCAGAATCTCACTACCGATGTCCTTTCTAAAGACCTCAACGTCA AGGCCCTTGGTCATCGTCAGAAGATCTTGAGAGGTATCCAGGCAGTCCGTGAAAAAGGGTTCTTCTCTGGGTCTCAAGGACCAGTACCAG ATGATCAGATACCTGATGAGTACCTGTGCCCTATCAGTAGAGAGATCATGAAGGAACCAGTCATAGCAGCAG ATGGCTACACTTACGAAAGGAAAGCCATAGAGAACTGGTTCCGGGCGGGGCGTAACACCAGCCCCATGACCAACGCTCCCCTATCTTCCATCAACCTGACCCCTAACCGAAGTCTGAAGATGATAATAGCTCGGATCTACGATTTATGA